The genomic window AACTTGTGGCACTCGATACCATGTTCATGTAAGTTTATGCATAAAGCAGGCTAGGGGTAGGGATTCTTGCTAGCCTCACCTCAATCCTCTCCCCCACGGGGAGAGGGTAGGGTGAGGGGGGCACGGAAATCAAAACAGGGGAGCTGATGTGGGCTCCCCTGTTTCTTCGGAGGTGCACGCTGAGCGTGCGGTGGCTAGCAACCTGCAACCGACTTCAATACTTCTCCACTCGATTCATCCTACCTTGACACGGAGTTAACTCTTCGATTTCAGATCCTTAATCTGCTCCTTGAGCTTGTTTATCTCTTCCCTCAGATTCTTCAGCTCTTTCTTCATATCGGGTCCAAGGTCGGGCCAATTGGTAAGAAGTGAATCGCCCGCGGAGCGTTTGAAGATTTTGACCTTGTCCATGGACTTCTCGAAGGGCGAGGGTGCTTCACCAAGTTTAACCTTGAACTCTTTCTTCACACCTTTCCTTGAGACAGCGACTACGACTTCGTCTCCCGGATCCTGCTTTCTAATCAAACGCTGTGCTCGCGCAACATCTGAAACCTTTTTCCCATCTATAGAGAGAATTACATCTCCAGCCTTAATCCCTGCTTTTTCTGCAGGAGAGTCCTTTTGCACGCCTTTGATCAGTACGCCCAGCGAATCAGGCACATCAAAGTATTCATGAAGCTGCGGCGTAAGCTCATCCAGAATTACTCCGAGATATCCGCCGTCCTCACAGAATAGGTCAAAAGGCATTATGCCATGCCCTTCGGGCCCCATTCTCAAGACCTTGGTGAAATCCTGTTCGCCATAGCCAGCATGTGTCACGCGACAAGCCATTCCCGGGGATGCGCAACGGGCGATTCCAGGAAATCCACAACACCCCGGATTGCAGCATCCGTGCTGCATACCGGTCGTAACACACATCTTTGAGCAACCAGAAGCCGAAGTTCCAGGCACATTGCAGCATCTTACCTGCTTGTTGATCTCAACAGCGACTTTGCCCTTCTGGCCAGTCGTTTGGGCCAAGGGGCACTGCGCCGATGCAAGAGCTGAGATGAGCAGAAAGAGCAGAAGAAAACTTGAAAAAACCACTAACTTCCTTGTCATGAAAAACCTCCTTTTTCAGGTAACCCCGACGGTCTCAGACTCCCAACTTTAATAGTCTAAACACCGGCAGGGGGCGTTTGGTTCCGCGAAATTTCGCATCAAGGCCTTATTCAATAATTTCCAGGACCTCGTGGAGTGGTTTCCTGGGTTTCGGAGCCGGAGATTCATCAGGCTTTCCCATGGCAATGACTGCAGCAAGCTTCCATGGCTCTTTCACGCCGAGGACTTCTTCAATCTCTCTGGCGGCTATGCAGGGAGCTGTCATCCAGACCGTGCCATAGCCTTTGGCGTGTGAAGCAAGCAGCATGTTTTGAATCGCGGCACCGATGCTTTGCATGTCCGGCCTCGGCCTTACTCTCTCTCTTTCCTCCGGCGAAAGACCGCGAAGGGCGAGCACATCATCCATGGCCGAGCCATAGGGTTCCCCAAAGACCGCAATTCCGCAAGGAGCTTTCGCGAAGTGGGTTGCATACACCTTGGCGCCCTCAATGCGGGGAAGAGAACTTTTTGATTCAGGCCATGATGCTATTTCATTAACCTTGGTCAGAATCACGTTTTCCATCTTCTTCAGGATCTCTTTGTTCGTGACAACCAGGAAACGCCACATTTGCATATTGCTTGCACTCGGCGCCAGCG from Candidatus Eisenbacteria bacterium includes these protein-coding regions:
- a CDS encoding PDZ domain-containing protein; this encodes MTRKLVVFSSFLLLFLLISALASAQCPLAQTTGQKGKVAVEINKQVRCCNVPGTSASGCSKMCVTTGMQHGCCNPGCCGFPGIARCASPGMACRVTHAGYGEQDFTKVLRMGPEGHGIMPFDLFCEDGGYLGVILDELTPQLHEYFDVPDSLGVLIKGVQKDSPAEKAGIKAGDVILSIDGKKVSDVARAQRLIRKQDPGDEVVVAVSRKGVKKEFKVKLGEAPSPFEKSMDKVKIFKRSAGDSLLTNWPDLGPDMKKELKNLREEINKLKEQIKDLKSKS
- a CDS encoding nitroreductase family protein, translating into MDFIKVVEGRRSIRKFLPDPIPKEDLEEIVRIGTLAPSASNMQMWRFLVVTNKEILKKMENVILTKVNEIASWPESKSSLPRIEGAKVYATHFAKAPCGIAVFGEPYGSAMDDVLALRGLSPEERERVRPRPDMQSIGAAIQNMLLASHAKGYGTVWMTAPCIAAREIEEVLGVKEPWKLAAVIAMGKPDESPAPKPRKPLHEVLEIIE